The window gattaatcttgtgaaccttgcaGGAGAAATCAGCCATAGTTTGGGCAGAGAGGCGAGTGCGGTGAAGAGCTGCACAACAGTTCCCTCCAAGCCCTTCGAGCATCCTGGATGGGGCATCAGGGGTGGGGGAAGCATCCTTCCCACACTTACCATTATAGAGCTGATGCTGGCATCCCTGAGGCTGTCAGGGTAGTTGCCGGATTGGAGCTGGATGCCTTCCTCCATCTGAAGGGCACAAAGAGAGGACAGGGTATGGGGGGAAACATTAGAGATTTCTGATTCAGTGCTAACCAGATGCTTCCCCCATCTTGCAGAATTTGACTATTTAGTGGTCTCAGGAGAAATAGAAAGTAGAAATTTATGTGGCTTCTTTTAACTGGTCCAGTAAAAGGATTGAGACCACCCTCCAAAGCACTATTTGCACATATATGCATTCCCACCCTTTCAATCTGAGGTTAAATACAGTTCATAAAATGCAATTACACATTTAATTCTAACTAACTCAGACACTGTGGACGGCCTGGGTGCAAGAACCTTTTTGGGAGTCTCAGTTCCTCGGGCAGGTCTCTTTCCCTTACCCCATTGGCTCTATGATCTCACCTGTGCTTTTATATCTGCACTGGCTGTGTTAGAGCTTAACCCCCTCCTAGAACATTCTCTGGACAGCGTGGACAGCTCCTCTCTGTAAGAAATTAGCAGGCAGTTAAGAGACCCCGTAGTACAATCCCCAATCTTAGCTCTAAATTCCACAAGTACTGAGTGGAGCTCCTAGAACAGGTAGAAGGGGTGAGGCTCATATACATCTACATGGGATCACGCACAATCAGCACATTCTCACAGAGACAGAGATACACATCCCAACGTAAcatattggggctcattttcaaagcacgtattcttacaaagttccataggttactatatactgtatttttcggactataagacgcaatatttttcccccaaaatttgtgaGGAAAATGGGGGTgcttcttatagtccgaaggtagatttggctggctggctggctggcaggccgcccgccctccgagttcgggatcgccctcccccccggccctgtcaccacttctccctactcacgtcacgcgatcttccctggtggtctagtgacgtcggggcaggaaagagccccctctttcctgcccagcgcgctgctctccatcctcctgtatgcagcctgacggtctcggcgagattcaaaatggccgccaagaattgaagtctcggcggccattttgaatctcgccgagaccgtcaggctgcatacaggaggatggagagcagcgcgctgggcaggaaagagggggctctttcctgccccgatgtcactagaccaccagggaagatcgcgtgacgtgagtagggagaagtggtgacagggccggggggagggcgatcccgaactcggagggagggattcggacaagacgcaccggagcacctaggttttagaggagggaaaaaggaaaaaaattttttcctatttccctcctctagaacctaggtgcatcttatggtccggtgcgtcttatagtccgaaaaatacggtaacttgTAAGTCTCattgtaacacagtagatgattggaagataaaggcctgtacgggccatcctgtctgcccaactagtgctgggcagacttatacggtctgtgccctgaaaaagacagatacaaatcaaggtaaggtatacacaaaaagtagcacatacgagttatcttgttgggcagactggatggaccgtgcaggtctttttctgccatcatctactatgttaagataaactcatagcataaggtatgatgtgattctacatatgtatacttggtcttgatttgtccatgccattttcaggacacagaacatagaagcctgcccagcgcTGGTCTTGTGCTCCaaattctgaagttgtcatcaaagccccactccagcccatccaagatACAAGCATACAGAATTGGTGCATACAAGAGAGAAGTGCACACAGGATaaaggtgggttataaataaataaaaagaaaagaaagcaacaTAGGATCAGTAGGAATACTCAGGCAGAGAGACATACATGCATCGACACGCATATGCACACAAGAGTTATGAGTACACTATGACGTGCACACACAGGATCAGTACACACTTGGACAGATATGAAGATGCCACGGTACACTGCTTACATTTTCTCCGAGAGCCTCTTGGTTTTCCTCTTGTGATAACGATTCACCAGAATCATGGCTACCACCACAATAGTGAGCAGGACAATAGTAACCACGGCAACAGCAATGATAGAGATAGACACCAGGTTCAACTTCGGAGGCTCACCCtctgggagggatgggaagggagaCAGAAACAGCCAGGTTACACCACAGGGTTCACGACGGAAGCACAAAATGCACACTTATTAGTTTGCCGATCCCCTTCACTTCTATACTAGGATATTGCACCGGGAGAATAGAATAGGAGGCTCAGAAGGTGTTATGTCCTCAGCAGATATCATCAGATAAGAGTATTGCGTtaacattgtaatgtagtatactatgccacacCGTGtactgttatttaaatatttttactgctgtaattgtttattgcctataTTTGtcttattcttgctatacaccgccttgaatgaattacttcaaaaacacggtaaataaatcctaataaataaataaacattgccTGATTGGGTAGGGTAGCCGTCCATCCTGTATCTGGGTGGCTCAGCAGGACTTTTAAACCTTCAGTGTAATTGTCTGAATCCTACTATAGAACAGGAGCTATACaggaagtgagggggaggggcacgTTATGGAGCTTTTATAAACCTCCCTCAGATCTCCCGTCATCACTATTCCAGGCTGGGCAGTAGAGTTTGTGTCTCTTTTTTAATAAATCACGCAGGTGCATGTTGCTCATGCCCTCGTCATCACCTCTGCTGCCTCCCCCCAGCCCCGCGCCCTCTGTAAGGGTAGCTATATCCTTTTATAGGGGTGGTGCTCCTTCCTCCACAAGATGCGATATTGATGGCACCTAAGCACTGCCTATTGTGTGTCATTGTTCAGAACAATTATTTGTGATCATGAATTAATTGTACAGTATCTCCCAGAGAAGCACACCCACAAGAacaacaatggggtccttttatcaggACATTAGTCATTAAGAGTCAGAACAAGAGATTTTATACATAAACAACACCCACATGTTCCAGTCAGAGGCTGCAACTAcaaaagcaaaacacaggaagggtctcctcttctctcccccctacaGCTGCAAGATCCCAATCCCAGCCTCTGACAGAGAGGCAGTCAGCCTCATTTCAATAAATTCAGCTATTTAGGAAAAGACCAGTGGCCACCTCTGGGGTAGGCGACTGCACCTTTACACACTTTTCTATGGCTGTTCAACACATTTGGTCCTGTTATAGGAGGTACTGATAAAGGGGTActctgtgaagggggggggggacacagaccATAACATGCAGGGCCTCTACAGAGGTGGGAGACTGCAGGCCACGGAATGCATGGGGAGAAGGTGAGGGAGCAAAGGATACAGAAGGTCATTACAAGTGTAGGTGGGAGGTCACAGGCCACAAGACGGTAGAGGGTCTCAACAATGGTGGGAAGTGCAAGCTACAGGGCAAGGGAGGATCCCTGCAGGAGTGGAGTGGAGATGACCAATCTCTGTGAAGCACAGGCCTTAGGACATGTGGGGTCTTTTCTGGGGCATAAGAGTATGGGGCCTAGGCCATGGCACAGGTTGGTAACCAACTGCTGGTCTCTACCGTCCCAGGGATCTTAGACTGTACCTGCAATGTTAAGATGGACGCTGCTGTGGCGGGATGTGACATCATTAGTCGCTCGGCAGACGTAGACCCCTGCGTCCTCCTGAGTCAGGGGCTCCAGGAAGATAAGGGTGTCCCCATCAATCTTCACCCCTCTGGGAAGTGAACCATTCACCCTAcggaaagaaggaaaggaaacagGAGGGGCAAGGACCAAAAGAGGGATGGGCAGGTGTTGGACAGCAAGAATGAGTAGAAATGGTAAAAGAGATCGTAGCATGGGATAGATTAGGATAGACAGGAAAAGGAAATGAGGGCAGCACAGACAGAAAGAAAAGTGGAAGAAAATAAGAGAGAGATTAGTTTACCTAGCTGTAACACTGTAAACTCTGCTCCACCTCACCCCTTATCTTCACTTTCTGCTCTTAATAGTCTGGCACTGACCCCAGTAGACCTGCATGCTGGGACTCGCCGCAGCAGGAGGGGCTACAGTGGGGGAGCGAAGGTTAGTCATGACATCACCAGCAGTGCGGCTAGAATCAAAGGACTTCTGTTTTTCCCACGCTTTCAGCtttaagggaagagaaagggagggaagcCTGGATCTGTTCAGACATGAATCTGGCCTGCAAGTGATCCAGGCTCTGTCACTGCTACCacgagagggaggggatgggtgAAGACTGCAAGTGCCCAATCTGTCACCCAGCCTTTGTCCGATTACTGCCGGATACACACTGGCAACGGATATGAtggcgcgctgggggtgggaagtactgttgggctgctgcggtagcccagagatagttcctttttagcgagtggtaagcttgcgttgggcttactggcactttgtaaaagaggcccttaatccaCAACACATTCAGGTCTGAACAGTAGAAAAGAGCAGGTGGAAGTTTATCTGTCTCTATTGGGAATGACCAGCATCTGTTATCCCTATTATCAGTAAATTCAGCCACCTTTGCTGATTTAGAACCGCTCTATGAGCTATAACATACATGGACAGCGTGAGCAAAGATGAGAAAGGAACTGAAAACTGTTTTACACCAAAATTACTCCTGCTGTTTGATTTAAATCCGCTTCCCGGATCCCTTCCATTCCTCTGTTACTCTACCCCAAAACAGATATCAAGGTTTTATGTGAGAGACTGAGCTCAAGCTCCACATACCCTGGAAAAgtaaggttcattactgtcatgggaTATGCAAAAGTAACCAATCTGGAGACCCATAGGCCCCTGAGAAGCTACTTTGGGTGATGCCCCCAGCCATTTCATTAGGTCCTCTACGTCCCTGGTTTTCTTTAGATGACGTTTCTAGGCAGAAACTGAACAGGATGCCTTATCTGAAACCAAAAACAGCCTTCACGTGTTTTTGGATTATCATAGCTTTGAGTTAGCTGCTCTACCCTGTATGAGAATTTTAAGGTTGTTCCAAATTGCTATCCTGCTGGAAAAAGGAATATCTCCTTCgtccatccctctctctctctaatcccCCGAAGGCCATACATGAGGTACTTAACTGGAGAAGATCTTTTATCATCTATTATGATCCTCGCTGGTAAAAGATTAAAGGGTACCAGGGAGAGCAAATCTTCTTCCTCACTGAAGTTTTCAGGTATTACCCTGATTTATTTTTACCAATGAGTTtgatgaaaatattgaaaaaaaaatgcaatctcCTAAGTGGGTCCCAAAAATATGCATTGAGTTTTTCAAGAAATTCCAAAGTCATTTCTATGTGAGGAATTTTCATCCTGATGAAGAGGGGataccggcgaaatagattgccggcgatctattttggcggtgctgcaaacagctggctgaaccgtattatcgaaaaagatggccggccatcttttttttcgataatacggtttggccggccaaatgccaatgttcgccgggtttgagatggccggttttgtttttcagcgataatggaaacaaaaagcggccatctcaaccccggctaaatcggagaaaatttttcttcacccaacgtgtaattagactctggaattcgttgccggagaacgtggtacgggcggttagcttgacggagtttaaaaaggggttagatagattcctaaaggacaagtccatagaccgctattaaatggacttggaaaaattccgcatttttaggtataacttgtctggaatgtttttacgtttggggagcgtgccaggtgcccttgacctggattggccactgtcggtgacaggatgctgggctagatggacctttggtctttcccagtatggcactacttatgtacttatgtacttataaatccaaggcatttgctcatggaaggagccagcatttgtagtgcactggtcccccttacatgccaggacaccaaccgggcaccctagggggcacttctaaaatatatatatatatatatatatatatatatatatatatatacacacacaaatacctcccaggtgcatagctcccttactttggttgctgagccccccaaatcccccctaaaacccactccccacaactctacaccactaccatagcccttatgggtgaaggggggcacctacatgtgggtacagtgggtttttggggggggggggttggagggctcaacacttaccaccacaagtgtaacaggtagggggggggggtggaatgggcctgggtccacctgcctgaagtccactgcaaccaacaaaaactgttccagggatctgcatactgctgtcagggagctgggtatgacatttgaggctggcatacaggctggcaaaaaaggtttttatttttattttttttagtgtgggaggaagttggtgaccactgggggagtacggggaggtcatcccccattccctccggtggtcatctggtgaattggggcacctttttgaggcttggtcgtgaaaataaaaggaccaagtaaaaccggcgaaatactgattaacgccgctttttttattccattatccacgaaagccggccatctggtagccacgcccatgccctgccttcgctacgccgccaacacgcccccttgaactttcaccggctcggcgacgggaaagcgttgaaggtgtcaaaaaagcacctttcgattataccgatttcgccgcttttgagagatcgccggccatatcccgatttatctcggaagatggccggcgatcactttcgaaaatgagctggatgggcTAAACACTGGTTTATTTCCTCATTTATATTTACTACAGCTTGTTTCTGGGCTGTTACTCTGAAAAATCCAAGGCAAACGTTTCACATCAGTGTCCTGgaatttttttgaggggaggaaggaaagaggaggaaTTATTACTTTCAAAAAGGGTCCGACAAACCTTTTTACATCTCTGTTCCTAGTCCCAGGTTTGAAGAACATTCTCTAAACTTATAGCATGTCCCAGCCAGcctgggaggaggagaaggatggTGGGAATTATTCTTTAATGAAAGCAATTCTTGTAGGATTTAGCTGCCAACTGTGCATTTAAGAGCTCAGACAGTCCGTCATGATTTCCTTAGCAGGGGGCTTTTCCTTTAGCACCTGGGATTTCCAGGAGCTGTGTTGATTGAAGACTATATTCATTTATGCCAAATGTCcttcaaggcttttttttttcttctggcccagagaccttactgctacgtcaatgggtggtggtaaggtctcagacacaaaatggacgcgtgacaattttcattttgctaaaCGTCCATTTTCctcctaaatgaaaaaaaaaggcattttttacaggtgcgctgaaaaatggatccgcgcacatccaaaacacgcacctgcaccagcgcaggccatttttcagtgcaccttagtaaaaggacccttaataccaagagtggaggagtggcctagtggttagggtggtggactttggtcctggggaactgaggaactgagttcgattcccacttcaggcacaggcagctccttgtgactctggccaagtcacttaaccctccattgccccatgtaagccgcattgagcctgctatgagtgggaaagcgcagggtacaaatgtaacaaaaataaaatagatactattggagattctacatggaatgttgctactattggagattctagatggaatgttgctactattggagattctacacggaatgttgctattccactagcaacattccatgtagaaggctgcgcaggcttctgtttctgtgagtctgacgtcctgcacgtatgtgcaggacgtcagactcacagaagcagaagcctgcgcggccacattgctgatctgcaagggccgacttctacatggaatgttggaatagcaacattccatgtagaatctcaaatagtagcaacattggaggcgtggcctaatggaggagtggcctagtggttagggtggtggactttggtcctgaggaactgagttcaattcccggcacaggcagctccttgtgactctgggcaagtcacttaaccctccattgccccatgtaagccgcattgagcctgccatgagtgggaaagtgggaaagcgcagggtacaaatgtaacaaaaataaataaataatcattttaTAGCTCTGTTGCAGGCCTATTTGTAAGCGGAGTTTTATTATTTTACAAACAGCCATTTATTTGTTAAAGAGAAAaatcttttattttgaaaaatcCTATTATTTGAACGCTTTTGTCAATTTTTCTTTTCAATATAAAAGATTTATACACCACTTCGATTGCATCATAGAACGGTAATCTATCAAGATtgtaataaacaaatataaacataattgGTTTACATAGTATTAGCAGACTGATGCCGCTCTGAGGTTCCTGCCATAGAACCGATCCACATGCCAGTCTTACCTGCTCCAACTGTACTTCGGAGCCGGGATTCCTTCACTGAAGCACTTCACAGTGCCTCCTTCCCGACCCTCATACCAACCATCTTCATGGCCACGAATTGAGACATCTGAGAGATCTGGAGGGATTGGGGAGATATgtcgttagaaaaaaaaaatggcttgagACCACACCATGTGACTCACATAGGGGCAGATGGGGAAAGAGACAGAAAAACAAGGAGGTGATGAAGAATGAtcaaagaaagagggaaggagaggacagcagaaaaaaagagaaacagaaagaatgCCTGGAAACTTAGTTGGCTctataaatgtattctataagttataaaATCGTGAGGGCATGCTTGGCAAATGGATTTTATTATTTCACTACATCTGATTGGTCAGAATTATGTCATATACAACATAATATCAAACACATTTGTACGGGGCCCATGTGTGCATTGCCCTGGATGTGGCAGCTTATTGAATTACAGCAATAACCCCACAGAAGGCAGAGCCTGCCACTTACACTGAACTTCAAGGATATGCTGGACCCTTTTCTCCTGGTAGAGTCCTGGGTGAGAAACAACGCAGGTCAATGTCTTCTTGTTCATGTCACGGCTGGGTTCTAGGTAGAACTCGCTGGTGATGGAGGCAGAGCGCGAGTGTGCCGAGGTCCGTGTGACATTGGTTCCCTTCACCTCTGTTTCCCAGGTGAGCGTGGGTATGGGATTTCCCTCAGCAGTGCAGGAGGCAGCCATTGTCCTACCTTGGCCTTCCACCAATGGGGAAACAGGATTCAAGGATGGGAGAGGCGGGACTACAGGGAGTAAAAAGATTTTCAACCAGTAAGAAAGAAGGAAATCTACCTGGATATTCAAATGATGCTGGAATGTTAAGGGGAAATCTTCTGATTGGTTTCCTGAAAGACGACAACGCCCACGAAAATATACATTGGGGAAATTAGCCAACTAAATTTCACAtcaacttattttttttctggaatACGCAAAAGCAATTTAAAAAATTTGACAGATATCTTACATATATTTTCCAATTTATCATGAGGAATAACAATATATCCTGCTCGTACAAATATTGTCTAGATTTGAAATGGCCTTGGTGATTCATAGCCTTAATATATTTTCTTCATACTTTCTCCCATTTACCATTTACACATCAAGTGCTCCCTCCAAGCCAGAAATCCCCTCTCCCATTAGCTGGGCGATCTGCTCACTAGTTCTTCAGGATTTGCTATCTCCAGGTAAATAGGAGATCCCCCACCTCCAGGTAACCTGAAGATTCTCTAACATTCCAGATAACCTggagattcccccctcccctttccagaaAACCACTTCCCTGTATAATCATTTGAATTTCAAAAATTCCAGTTAAAAACTTAGACACCATTCATTCAAATTTCCCCACGTGTCACACAAGTGATGGCATTTGTATATAAACGCAAGGAAACCAGCGTAGAACAACGAACTGCGATGTCAtgaaccctagctgagataatatttaaccatctctctgacctcatgtgcaccttttgttaaaattagtcaccttatttgcttactctcttatctatctatatgttccatctttgcttataccctacactgtcaattaaaatgtttctattacatattgtgttgacgttgtaagtagTAGACTATGCCAGAcgtatattatttgaatatttttactgctgtaattgcctattgctcatgtttgatttattcttactgtacaccgccttgaatgaattccttcaaaaaggcggtaaataaagcctaatggttagtgcagaacccagtggcgtagccaagggtgggctggggtgggcccaggcccacccac is drawn from Microcaecilia unicolor chromosome 14, aMicUni1.1, whole genome shotgun sequence and contains these coding sequences:
- the NECTIN4 gene encoding nectin-4 isoform X1, which encodes MMGDLCARFLLLLLGFLGCTAGIVEMPQEVSAVLGKDILLPCYYRVQSVEKVTQVAWSRGSSSSRQNMDVATLNPNYGQHIFPQYEGRVKQMASMDLTNASIMLKNAVQADEGTYKCRVNTFPAGSFEDSLRLTVLVPPLPSLNPVSPLVEGQGRTMAASCTAEGNPIPTLTWETEVKGTNVTRTSAHSRSASITSEFYLEPSRDMNKKTLTCVVSHPGLYQEKRVQHILEVQYLSDVSIRGHEDGWYEGREGGTVKCFSEGIPAPKYSWSRVNGSLPRGVKIDGDTLIFLEPLTQEDAGVYVCRATNDVTSRHSSVHLNIAEGEPPKLNLVSISIIAVAVVTIVLLTIVVVAMILVNRYHKRKTKRLSEKIEELSTLSRECSRRGLSSNTASADIKAQMEEGIQLQSGNYPDSLRDASISSIMGEEADRRSYSTLTTVREIETQTELFTSAAPAEVVKEEEEGPELLRADKEQKEEDEEEKERGGLIENQPFIKQAMTHFYKENGTLRAKPSTNGIYINGRGHLV
- the NECTIN4 gene encoding nectin-4 isoform X2, which translates into the protein MMGDLCARFLLLLLGFLGCTAGIVEMPQEVSAVLGKDILLPCYYRVQSVEKVTQVAWSRGSSSSRQNMDVATLNPNYGQHIFPQYEGRVKQMASMDLTNASIMLKNAVQADEGTYKCRVNTFPAGSFEDSLRLTVLVPPLPSLNPVSPLVEGQGRTMAASCTAEGNPIPTLTWETEVKGTNVTRTSAHSRSASITSEFYLEPSRDMNKKTLTCVVSHPGLYQEKRVQHILEVQYLSDVSIRGHEDGWYEGREGGTVKCFSEGIPAPKYSWSRVNGSLPRGVKIDGDTLIFLEPLTQEDAGVYVCRATNDVTSRHSSVHLNIAEGEPPKLNLVSISIIAVAVVTIVLLTIVVVAMILVNRYHKRKTKRLSEKIEELSTLSRECSRRGLSSNTASADIKAQGEEADRRSYSTLTTVREIETQTELFTSAAPAEVVKEEEEGPELLRADKEQKEEDEEEKERGGLIENQPFIKQAMTHFYKENGTLRAKPSTNGIYINGRGHLV